A genomic region of Clostridia bacterium contains the following coding sequences:
- a CDS encoding leucine-rich repeat protein, whose product MKKKILSLIVAIFVLLTMLPVMGLATDTPPAVDITEISYMGGAVSLAWAGQDGVDGYRVYRKTGTGKWTVILSSTTGTSYTDSTVTEGATYSYTVRSFVGKTYSTGYADTAKTIKAKATVDPAPVTITQVSYSNGAVSLAWQGQDGVDGYRVYRKTGTGKWTTVLSSTTATSYTDTTVTEGATYSYTVRSFVGKTYSTGYADTAKTIKAKTAVDPAPVTITAISYANGAVSLAWAGQDGVDGYRVYRKTGTGKWTTVLSSTTGTSYTDSTVTEGATYSYTVRSFVGKTYSTGYADTAKTIKAATAAPDCVNINMITQSSTGGIMIAWDGSADADGYRVYKKTGSGGWKAALLNTTDTTFTDTEVTPGATYYYTVRAVKDGVWSTGYNNTAKSFKAGTPGLTFDNGTVTGISDKSVVKLAIPESIDGVQVTGIGRDAFKDLRSLASVTIPDGVKSIGEYAFAYCGALSAVNIPGSVEAIGEGAFQNCTALTSATIPEGIKNITVNTFRDCESLTSVTIPAGVTSIGGRAFSGCSGLTSVTIPEGVESIGNYAFSGCESLTSVTIPEGVSSIGTGAFENCENLASVVIPDGVTDIGRAAFQGCKSLTSVTVPGSVEAIGSYAFENCSALSSVTISEGVVRIGNDAFKRCDALKSVVIPGSVETIENYAFAYCSGLTSATISEGVKDIGGWAFLGCASLASVNIPGSAARIGDCAFDDCTALTSATISEGVEKICQHAFENCSALSSVTIPESVKDIENGAFWGCGSLTSVDIPGSVKNIGERAFYNCESLKSVTINEGVESIGLEAFANCGALTTATIPQSVTYIGGQAFASCESLASVAIPEGVGGIEEGTFAYCSALTKVIIPASVTYIGNGAFVNCESLTDIYYAGTAEQWGSVSVGRSNIYLTGAEIHYNSAE is encoded by the coding sequence ATGAAAAAGAAGATTTTAAGTCTTATAGTGGCGATATTCGTGCTGCTTACGATGCTTCCTGTGATGGGCTTGGCAACTGATACGCCGCCTGCGGTCGATATTACCGAGATAAGCTACATGGGCGGCGCAGTGAGCCTTGCATGGGCAGGACAGGACGGCGTTGACGGCTACCGCGTGTACCGTAAGACGGGCACGGGCAAGTGGACCGTGATACTTTCGTCCACGACGGGCACATCGTATACCGACAGCACGGTGACTGAAGGCGCGACGTATTCGTATACCGTTCGCTCTTTTGTAGGCAAGACGTACAGCACGGGCTATGCCGACACTGCAAAAACGATAAAGGCGAAGGCAACTGTTGATCCTGCGCCTGTGACGATAACGCAGGTAAGCTATTCAAACGGCGCAGTGAGCCTTGCATGGCAAGGACAGGACGGCGTTGACGGATATCGCGTATACAGAAAGACGGGCACGGGCAAATGGACGACGGTGCTTTCGTCCACAACGGCGACGAGTTACACCGATACGACGGTGACGGAGGGCGCGACGTATTCGTATACCGTCCGCTCCTTCGTAGGCAAGACGTACAGCACGGGCTATGCCGACACGGCAAAAACGATAAAGGCGAAGACGGCTGTTGATCCTGCGCCTGTGACGATAACCGCGATAAGCTATGCAAACGGCGCGGTAAGCCTTGCATGGGCAGGACAGGACGGCGTTGACGGCTACCGCGTGTACCGAAAGACGGGCACGGGCAAGTGGACGACAGTGCTTTCGTCCACAACGGGCACATCGTATACAGACAGCACGGTGACGGAGGGCGCGACGTATTCGTATACCGTCCGCTCCTTCGTAGGCAAGACGTACAGCACGGGCTATGCCGACACGGCAAAGACGATAAAGGCCGCTACAGCCGCGCCTGACTGCGTGAACATAAACATGATAACGCAGAGCAGCACGGGCGGCATAATGATAGCGTGGGACGGATCCGCGGATGCTGACGGTTACCGCGTATATAAAAAGACGGGCAGCGGAGGCTGGAAGGCGGCGCTTTTAAATACGACCGACACGACGTTCACCGATACCGAAGTGACGCCCGGGGCGACGTATTATTATACGGTACGTGCGGTAAAGGACGGCGTTTGGAGCACAGGCTACAACAACACCGCTAAGAGTTTTAAGGCGGGTACGCCGGGGCTTACGTTTGATAACGGGACCGTGACAGGTATTTCCGATAAGAGCGTGGTAAAGCTTGCGATCCCCGAGTCGATAGACGGCGTTCAAGTGACCGGCATAGGCAGGGACGCATTCAAGGATCTAAGAAGCCTTGCGTCCGTGACTATACCTGACGGCGTGAAGAGTATAGGCGAATATGCTTTTGCATACTGCGGCGCGCTTTCGGCGGTGAATATACCCGGGAGCGTAGAGGCTATAGGCGAAGGCGCGTTTCAAAACTGCACCGCTCTTACGTCTGCAACGATACCGGAAGGTATAAAGAACATTACCGTAAATACGTTTAGAGACTGCGAAAGCCTTACGTCGGTGACTATTCCTGCGGGCGTAACGAGCATTGGCGGCCGTGCGTTCTCCGGCTGCAGCGGCCTTACTTCGGTAACGATACCGGAAGGCGTTGAAAGTATAGGCAATTATGCGTTCTCGGGCTGCGAGAGCCTTACGTCCGTGACGATACCGGAAGGTGTTTCGAGCATAGGTACCGGGGCGTTTGAAAACTGCGAAAACCTTGCGTCGGTCGTGATACCCGACGGCGTGACGGATATAGGCCGGGCTGCGTTTCAAGGCTGCAAAAGCCTTACGTCCGTGACTGTACCGGGAAGCGTAGAGGCTATAGGCAGCTATGCGTTTGAGAACTGCAGCGCGCTTTCGTCGGTGACTATATCGGAAGGCGTTGTAAGGATAGGAAACGATGCGTTCAAAAGATGCGACGCTCTTAAATCCGTTGTAATACCGGGAAGCGTTGAGACTATAGAAAACTATGCGTTCGCATATTGCAGCGGCCTTACTTCGGCGACTATATCCGAGGGCGTCAAGGATATAGGCGGCTGGGCGTTTTTGGGCTGTGCAAGCCTTGCGTCTGTGAATATTCCGGGAAGCGCTGCACGAATAGGAGACTGCGCGTTCGACGACTGCACCGCGCTTACTTCGGCGACTATATCCGAGGGCGTTGAAAAAATTTGCCAGCATGCGTTTGAGAACTGCAGCGCGCTTTCGTCGGTGACTATACCCGAAAGCGTAAAGGATATAGAGAACGGCGCGTTTTGGGGATGCGGCAGTCTTACGTCTGTGGATATTCCCGGAAGCGTCAAAAACATAGGAGAACGTGCGTTTTATAATTGCGAAAGCCTAAAGTCCGTTACGATAAATGAAGGCGTTGAGAGCATAGGCTTGGAAGCGTTCGCAAACTGCGGCGCTCTTACGACAGCGACCATCCCGCAGAGCGTGACGTATATAGGCGGTCAGGCGTTCGCAAGCTGCGAAAGTCTTGCATCCGTGGCGATCCCCGAGGGTGTCGGCGGCATAGAAGAGGGTACGTTCGCATATTGCAGCGCTCTTACGAAGGTTATTATCCCGGCGAGCGTGACGTACATAGGAAACGGTGC